The genomic interval gacccacttcagtttggacttttcactttgccaatactgaaactcttagcatacaacacttttacagatcgtaactgatcttagcacaatttAGAAATTCTATCAATCTATTACCAGGTGCTATGAAAGCTCAAGagcgtagtctagaatactactgataaaactgataagcgtgagcttgatttctgagtgtgagcggatatttttgcagcgtaacaacaAGTAAGATAACTGAGAATGCGATGCTGCTTCAGCTgctgtcttcgactatttataggcttccttctcaacggtaacattaaagatatttgaatattctaaccgttgattgccacgtcgatatatcctgacaatagtacactgtttatttctgaaatgcggcgagccactaccagttgcagatggctgtactatatgtcgattgtcgctttcaactgatgacgtgtacagctgagagattaGCTAGTAAAGATCAGTTTACGATGAAATATACTTTTGAAGCGATCAGTTGATTGATGACGTGTTTAgttacgtcgatcagttagtccaattcagttgctagaatcagttggtcaatcttttgtcaaacgccggaatttcgtttccaacaaATACTCTCGTCCCTACAGCTCTTCTGTAGGTGGCATCCTGTGATCAGGTGGGAATGTGATGAATTTTTCTTTTACCAAGAAATCGAAAACTTCATCGGTCTTTGACACATCAAATGTATACTGCATGTCTTTGGGGAGTTGTGAGCTGTTCTTCTTTTCAGGTTCTGCTGGCTTCTTTTTTAGCAGGGAAACTGTGCAAGAATCAGCTGATCGAATATCTGCCAATGACACATCTTCCACCTCCTGGTAATAAGACCCCATAGCAGTTTTCTTCTTGTACGACTCTTCCCGCAATAGTTCTTCGTATTCAGCCACTTTGGCAGCTAGCTTGAAGAAATCCCAAAACTCCATTCCCtggaatttcttccttaattcaAAATCCAGCCCTTTTTGTGCCATCTTCACAAACTCTGTCTCTGGTAAGAACACCTTGCATCTATTCTTCATCTTTTTGAACCTGTCGATAAAAGACTCCACAGATTCTCCTTTCTTTTGGGTTACTCTGGACAAACCGGCAATACACACTTCTGGCTCTGTTCTATAGAATTGGATGTGAAATTGTCTTTCCATctcttgccaactcatcactgAATTTCTGGGGAGTGAGGCATACCAAGCAAATGCAGTCCCAGTGAGGGAATTCGGGAATAGCCGCAACTTTAGATTGTTGAAGTTCTCCAAGTTGGCTAATTTCCTGCACTGGATTGTGAATCTGGCTATATGTTCCATGTTGATTGGTCGTCCTCCCTACAGAATAGGCTAAAATCATGAACTCTATAACCttttggatatgagttattcaCGTCTATGTATTATGGATAGGATTTGTGGAATTCTGGGCGGCCTATCTGCCTCAAGGTCGGCCCATATAGCTCTTGAACAGCCTCTTTCACCATTTATGGATCAACCACGTGAATGTTCCGAGCTGGGAGTGAGTGATGGTAGTGATTTGCCCCCCGAGCTTGAAACCCTGCATTTAAACCAATATTACCTACTGGGAAGCCCCCATCTACTCCTTGATAATCCATGTACGATATGTCATCATAAGCTCCTGGTTGGTACAGAGGATTTGTCACGCTGTACACTTGAGTAACTGGTTGTTTCGAGCTCCCCACTCCATGAGCACGTGGATATGGCTGGGATCTTCCCCCTAAGGCTTCTTCTCTCTTGTGAGGTGGTGTATACCTTCTCTCTGGATGATTTGGGAGAGTAAACTCTGGGCGACGGGGATCGCCGGCCCTTGAGTGTCCAACTCCCTGATCGTATTCATGAACTTGGTTGCTTCCCTGGTCAGCCTCTCTGACAGTGGTATTTTGCTCTCCTCGAAGGGACTGACTTGGCTTACACAAAATGGTTTTCAAACAGTCAGCCATCGCCTTAGATAA from Primulina eburnea isolate SZY01 chromosome 17, ASM2296580v1, whole genome shotgun sequence carries:
- the LOC140817901 gene encoding uncharacterized protein, yielding MEHIARFTIQCRKLANLENFNNLKLRLFPNSLTGTAFAWYASLPRNSVMSWQEMERQFHIQFYRTEPEVCIAGLSRVTQKKGESVESFIDRFKKMKNRCKVFLPETEFVKMAQKGLDFELRKKFQGMEFWDFFKLAAKVAEYEELLREESYKKKTAMGSYYQEVEDVSLADIRSADSCTVSLLKKKPAEPEKKNSSQLPKDMQYTFDVSKTDEVFDFLVKEKFITFPPDHRMPPTEEL